A window from Sphingopyxis alaskensis RB2256 encodes these proteins:
- a CDS encoding electron transfer flavoprotein subunit beta/FixA family protein, translated as MKILVPVKRVLDYNVKPRVKADGTGVDLANVKMSMNPFDEIAVEEAIRLKEKGVATEIVAVSIGPAKAQETLRTALAMGADRAILVQTDDAVEPLAVAKILKSIADAEQPGLVILGKQAIDDDNNQTGQMLAALTGWAQGTFASAVNVEGDHVSVTREVDGGLETVKLKLPAIVTTDLRLNEPRYASLPNIMKAKSKPLDVKAPTDYGVDTTPRVKTLKVSEPPVRQAGIKVADVDELVAKLKAMGVHS; from the coding sequence ATGAAAATCCTCGTCCCCGTCAAGCGGGTGCTCGATTACAACGTCAAGCCGCGGGTCAAGGCCGACGGCACGGGCGTTGACCTTGCGAACGTCAAAATGTCGATGAACCCGTTCGACGAGATCGCGGTCGAAGAGGCGATCCGCCTGAAGGAAAAGGGCGTCGCGACCGAGATTGTTGCCGTCAGCATCGGCCCGGCGAAGGCGCAGGAAACGCTGCGCACCGCGCTCGCGATGGGCGCCGACCGCGCGATTCTCGTCCAGACCGACGATGCCGTCGAGCCGCTTGCGGTGGCGAAGATCCTCAAAAGCATCGCCGACGCCGAACAGCCCGGCCTTGTCATTCTCGGCAAGCAGGCGATCGACGACGACAACAACCAGACCGGGCAGATGCTCGCCGCGCTCACCGGCTGGGCGCAGGGCACCTTTGCCAGCGCGGTCAATGTCGAGGGCGACCATGTCAGCGTCACCCGCGAAGTCGATGGCGGCCTCGAGACGGTGAAGCTGAAGCTCCCCGCGATTGTCACCACCGACCTTCGCCTCAACGAGCCGCGCTATGCGTCGCTGCCGAACATCATGAAGGCCAAGTCGAAGCCGCTCGATGTGAAGGCGCCCACCGATTATGGCGTCGACACGACGCCGCGCGTCAAGACGCTCAAGGTCTCCGAACCGCCGGTTCGCCAGGCCGGTATCAAGGTCGCCGATGTCGATGAACTGGTTGCCAAGCTCAAGGCGATGGGCGTCCACAGCTAA
- a CDS encoding TonB-dependent receptor — translation MTMPTSLRRGASAIAMGLALTAVLPAAAMAQDADPAAEAGGEEEIVVSGFRASLESAVGAKKERDQVVESISAEDIGKLPDASIAESIARLPGLTSQRVSGRSNSISIRGFAPDFSTTLLNGREQTSTGDNRAVEYDQYPSEVINQVLVYKTPMASIVGQGLSGTVDLRTIRPLEYGKSVISIGARGSLADLGKLNAGSKKYGYRVNGVFVDQFANDTIGVALSASYVDEPYQIQEFNAWGYAGAGTAASPVVIGGSKSYATSTQLTRLGLQGTLQWQPHPNFTSTLDAFYSDFKDDQIKRGIELPLAFGGAGVNVTDIDESGEFVFARAGTFTNVEGVVRNDVFERKAKLYSFGWNNRWEGDDGWNVTADVSLSKTDRNELIFESNAGTGRGGGVGAVDTIGFRSDRNGTVFSPTLNYGDYDLIQLTSPLGWGGDQTSVDGRRILGGQDGYYNNRIIEDELWQYRVEVERELEGFFRSVQFGVNYTDRSKSLVPDEAFVGLVANTDGLTSVPVPEQFRLGTTDLEYLGLGPVISYDPRDLLAAGLYQLVPNPYGDVVVKAYDVSEKLMTTYVQANIDHEMGSSLLTGNIGVQAIFTDQNSNGASASFIGTNPNGSPNIQGIPQRRSTDYVDVLPSLNLSLRTAGDFVIRFSAAREIIRPRLDDMRASLSYGTTVGDPGGMTCPAGRLCAVVRGDAGNPDLRPWRANAVDLTFEKYFGSKGYLALQLFYKDLKSYIYNQAIPFDFTGYPIAPVGNDSNGNPIIVNFMGTVNAPINGEGGELYGAEVAGTLPFGEIVGALDGFGVTGGASYTKTKIAPTPGAPAEDIPGYSKWVANGTIFFEKWGFNARASARYRSSFVGELSGFGGNRVRRRARPETIIDAQIGYDFQPGSALEGLSIFVQGQNLTDEPFVTDDPRDARAVIDYQVYGRRFLAGASFKF, via the coding sequence ATGACCATGCCGACCAGCCTTCGTCGCGGCGCCAGCGCCATCGCGATGGGCCTTGCCTTGACCGCCGTCCTGCCTGCCGCCGCGATGGCGCAGGATGCCGATCCCGCCGCCGAAGCGGGCGGCGAAGAAGAAATCGTCGTTTCGGGCTTCCGCGCCAGCCTCGAAAGCGCTGTCGGCGCCAAAAAGGAACGCGATCAGGTCGTCGAATCGATTTCGGCCGAAGACATCGGCAAGCTGCCCGATGCCTCGATCGCCGAATCGATCGCGCGCCTGCCGGGCCTGACGTCGCAGCGCGTCTCGGGCCGCTCGAACTCGATCTCGATCCGCGGCTTTGCGCCCGACTTTTCGACGACTTTGCTCAACGGCCGCGAACAGACCTCGACCGGCGACAACCGCGCGGTCGAATATGACCAATATCCCAGCGAAGTGATCAACCAGGTCCTCGTCTACAAGACGCCGATGGCGTCGATCGTCGGGCAGGGGCTTTCGGGCACCGTCGACCTGCGCACCATCCGCCCGCTCGAATATGGCAAGAGCGTCATCTCGATCGGCGCGCGCGGCAGCCTCGCCGACCTCGGCAAGCTCAACGCGGGGTCGAAAAAATACGGCTACCGCGTCAACGGCGTGTTCGTCGACCAGTTCGCGAACGACACGATCGGCGTCGCGCTCTCGGCGAGCTATGTCGACGAGCCCTATCAGATTCAGGAGTTCAACGCCTGGGGCTATGCGGGCGCCGGAACGGCGGCGAGCCCCGTGGTGATCGGCGGGTCGAAAAGCTACGCGACCTCGACCCAGCTCACCCGCCTCGGCCTCCAGGGCACGCTGCAATGGCAGCCGCACCCCAATTTCACCTCGACGCTCGATGCCTTTTATTCGGACTTCAAGGACGACCAGATCAAGCGCGGGATCGAACTGCCGCTCGCCTTCGGCGGCGCCGGGGTCAATGTCACCGACATCGACGAGAGCGGCGAGTTCGTCTTTGCCCGTGCCGGAACCTTCACCAATGTCGAGGGCGTCGTGCGCAACGACGTGTTCGAGCGCAAGGCCAAGCTTTACAGCTTCGGATGGAACAACCGCTGGGAAGGCGACGATGGCTGGAACGTCACCGCCGACGTCAGCCTGTCGAAGACCGACCGCAACGAGCTGATCTTTGAAAGCAATGCCGGCACTGGCCGCGGCGGCGGCGTCGGCGCGGTCGACACGATCGGTTTCCGTAGTGACCGTAATGGCACGGTGTTCAGCCCGACGCTCAACTATGGTGACTATGACCTCATCCAGCTCACCAGCCCGCTCGGCTGGGGCGGCGATCAGACGAGCGTTGACGGCCGCCGCATCCTTGGCGGGCAGGACGGTTATTACAACAACCGCATCATTGAGGACGAGCTGTGGCAATATCGCGTCGAGGTCGAACGCGAACTCGAAGGCTTTTTCCGCTCGGTCCAGTTCGGCGTCAACTACACCGATCGCTCGAAAAGCCTCGTCCCCGACGAAGCCTTTGTCGGGCTCGTCGCCAACACCGACGGGTTGACCAGCGTGCCGGTGCCCGAACAGTTCCGCCTCGGCACCACCGACCTCGAATATCTCGGCCTCGGTCCCGTCATCAGCTACGATCCGCGCGACCTGCTTGCGGCCGGGCTCTACCAGTTGGTACCGAACCCCTATGGCGATGTGGTCGTCAAGGCCTATGATGTCTCCGAAAAGCTGATGACCACCTATGTTCAGGCGAATATCGACCATGAAATGGGCTCGTCGCTGCTCACGGGCAACATCGGCGTCCAGGCGATCTTCACCGACCAGAACTCGAACGGCGCGAGCGCGTCCTTCATCGGCACCAATCCCAATGGATCGCCCAACATCCAGGGCATCCCGCAGCGTCGCAGCACCGACTATGTCGATGTGCTGCCCAGCCTCAACCTGTCGCTGCGCACGGCGGGCGATTTCGTGATCCGGTTCAGCGCGGCGCGCGAGATCATCCGCCCGCGCCTCGACGACATGCGCGCTTCGCTGAGCTATGGCACCACCGTCGGCGATCCGGGCGGCATGACCTGCCCAGCCGGACGGCTGTGCGCTGTCGTACGCGGCGATGCGGGCAATCCCGATCTCCGACCGTGGCGCGCCAACGCTGTCGATCTGACCTTCGAAAAATATTTCGGGTCAAAGGGTTATCTGGCGTTGCAACTCTTCTACAAGGATCTGAAGAGCTATATCTATAATCAGGCGATCCCCTTCGACTTCACCGGCTATCCGATCGCGCCGGTTGGTAATGACTCGAACGGCAACCCGATCATCGTCAACTTTATGGGCACGGTGAACGCCCCGATCAACGGCGAGGGCGGCGAGCTCTACGGCGCCGAAGTCGCGGGCACCTTGCCCTTCGGCGAGATTGTCGGCGCGCTCGACGGCTTCGGTGTGACCGGCGGCGCTTCCTATACCAAGACGAAGATTGCGCCGACCCCCGGTGCGCCCGCGGAGGATATCCCCGGCTATTCGAAATGGGTCGCGAACGGCACCATCTTCTTCGAAAAATGGGGATTCAACGCCCGTGCCAGCGCACGTTACCGGTCGAGCTTCGTCGGCGAGCTGTCGGGCTTCGGTGGCAATCGTGTGCGCCGCCGCGCGCGGCCGGAAACGATCATCGACGCGCAGATCGGCTATGATTTCCAGCCGGGCAGCGCGCTCGAAGGCCTGTCGATCTTCGTGCAGGGCCAGAATCTGACCGACGAACC
- a CDS encoding electron transfer flavoprotein subunit alpha/FixB family protein, with translation MKTLVWVEHDGKAVKDATLAVVTAASKLGEVHLLVAGSGVDAVAKEAAQIAGVGKVHVADNAAFDHNLPENVAPLIAELMSSHDAFLAPATTTGKNIAPRVAALLDVMQISEILSVEGPKTFTRPIYAGNAIATVESSDAKLVLTVRGTAFEKAATSGGAGTIEAVAAGSDAGISSFVGAEIAKSERPELTSAKIIVSGGRALGSSEKYQEVIVPLADKLNAALGASRAAVDAGYVPNDYQVGQTGKIVAPEVYFAIGISGAIQHLAGMKDSKTIVAINKDEDAPIFQVADLGLVADLFSAVPELTAKI, from the coding sequence ATGAAAACTCTGGTTTGGGTCGAACATGACGGCAAGGCCGTCAAGGATGCCACGCTCGCGGTGGTCACCGCCGCGTCGAAGCTCGGCGAAGTCCATCTGCTCGTCGCCGGTTCGGGCGTCGATGCCGTTGCCAAGGAAGCCGCGCAGATCGCGGGCGTGGGCAAGGTGCATGTCGCCGACAACGCCGCCTTCGATCACAATCTGCCCGAAAATGTCGCGCCGCTGATTGCCGAACTGATGTCCTCGCACGACGCCTTCCTGGCGCCCGCGACGACGACCGGCAAGAATATCGCGCCGCGCGTCGCCGCGCTGCTCGACGTGATGCAGATTTCGGAAATCCTGTCGGTCGAAGGCCCCAAGACCTTCACGCGCCCGATCTACGCCGGCAACGCGATCGCGACCGTCGAATCGTCGGATGCCAAGCTGGTCCTGACCGTTCGCGGCACCGCCTTCGAAAAGGCCGCGACCAGCGGCGGCGCGGGCACGATCGAAGCCGTCGCGGCGGGCAGCGACGCCGGCATCTCGAGCTTCGTCGGCGCCGAAATCGCGAAGTCGGAGCGCCCCGAACTCACCTCCGCGAAGATCATCGTCTCGGGCGGCCGGGCGCTGGGTTCGAGCGAGAAATATCAGGAAGTCATCGTCCCGCTCGCCGACAAGCTGAACGCCGCGCTCGGTGCGTCGCGCGCCGCGGTCGATGCGGGCTATGTCCCCAACGATTATCAGGTCGGCCAGACCGGCAAGATCGTTGCGCCGGAGGTCTATTTTGCCATTGGCATCTCGGGCGCGATCCAGCATCTTGCCGGCATGAAGGACTCGAAGACGATCGTCGCAATCAACAAGGATGAGGACGCGCCGATCTTTCAGGTCGCCGACCTCGGCCTCGTCGCTGATTTGTTCAGTGCGGTGCCCGAGCTTACGGCCAAGATCTGA
- a CDS encoding DUF389 domain-containing protein, translating to MAGHHPGVPGLGDAPFNAGGRRSARPGAGREVDEDDDGIGDDDVHGRALVLASVARDARLNKKFLLLITLSAAIATLGLLQSSAAVVIGAMLVSPLLGPIMGIGFGLATLESNLIKRSLVTMAAGMAVAIFVAVLIIWLSPIRDVTPEVRARTQPTLLDLGVAVVGGIAGVYAIMRKLSGVMVGVAIATALVPPLSTIGFGLATGRFDFAVGAALLFLTNTLAIAFAATIIARFNRFGPSLTPQHTAMQVTGILFTLGILSIPLALTLNNLAGEVRARSIVQAELRSLLDESDRVDSMNVRMERDTVAVDGVILVDRYVAKLDTELAVRIRKALDRDARVSIVQLRQQTNAAVQVEEQLNRRLATLEQREEDARAILAGLTVGELVRRDRVLIDAQARRVVVQRDREAEGEQVAAAVDRIMAAVQASHPRWLVQNGALTAAEEPEKTEAESSPATP from the coding sequence ATGGCCGGCCATCATCCTGGCGTGCCGGGCCTCGGCGATGCACCGTTCAACGCCGGTGGTCGCCGGTCGGCACGGCCGGGGGCCGGCCGCGAGGTCGATGAAGACGACGACGGCATCGGCGACGACGACGTTCATGGCCGCGCGCTGGTCCTCGCCAGCGTTGCGCGCGACGCGCGGCTCAATAAAAAGTTCCTGCTGCTGATCACGCTGTCGGCGGCGATCGCGACGCTCGGGCTGCTGCAAAGCTCGGCCGCGGTCGTCATCGGAGCGATGCTCGTGTCGCCGCTGCTCGGCCCGATCATGGGGATCGGTTTCGGTCTCGCGACGCTCGAAAGCAACCTCATCAAGCGATCGCTGGTCACGATGGCCGCGGGCATGGCGGTGGCGATCTTCGTCGCGGTGCTCATCATCTGGCTGTCGCCGATCCGCGACGTCACACCCGAAGTTCGCGCCCGGACGCAACCGACCTTGCTCGACCTGGGGGTGGCGGTCGTCGGCGGCATCGCCGGCGTCTATGCGATCATGCGCAAACTGTCGGGGGTGATGGTCGGGGTCGCAATTGCAACGGCGCTGGTGCCGCCGCTTTCCACAATCGGTTTCGGCCTTGCGACAGGGCGTTTCGACTTCGCGGTCGGTGCCGCGCTGCTGTTTCTGACGAATACGCTGGCGATTGCCTTTGCCGCGACGATCATCGCGCGGTTCAACCGTTTCGGCCCGTCGCTCACGCCGCAGCATACGGCGATGCAGGTGACGGGGATTTTGTTCACGCTGGGCATATTGTCGATACCGCTCGCGCTCACGCTCAACAATCTGGCGGGTGAGGTGCGCGCGCGTTCGATTGTGCAGGCCGAATTGCGCAGCCTGCTCGACGAAAGCGACCGCGTTGACAGCATGAATGTGCGCATGGAGCGCGACACAGTGGCCGTCGACGGGGTGATCCTCGTCGATCGTTATGTCGCCAAGCTCGACACCGAGCTGGCGGTGCGCATCCGCAAGGCGCTCGACCGCGACGCGCGCGTCAGCATCGTCCAGCTCAGGCAACAGACCAACGCCGCGGTGCAGGTGGAGGAGCAGCTCAACCGCCGCCTTGCGACGCTCGAACAGCGCGAGGAGGATGCGCGCGCGATCCTCGCCGGGCTGACTGTCGGCGAACTCGTCCGCCGCGACCGGGTGCTGATCGACGCGCAGGCGCGCCGGGTCGTCGTCCAGCGCGACCGCGAGGCCGAGGGCGAACAGGTCGCCGCCGCGGTCGACCGCATCATGGCGGCGGTGCAGGCCTCCCATCCCCGCTGGCTCGTACAGAACGGGGCGCTGACCGCCGCCGAGGAGCCGGAGAAAACCGAGGCGGAGTCCAGCCCGGCAACGCCATAG